The following proteins come from a genomic window of Sphaerisporangium rubeum:
- a CDS encoding arabinofuranosidase catalytic domain-containing protein, protein MRKAHSLTRAGVMIAAAITLVMAAAGVTGTRLASAAAAGCQVTYTVTNEWPGGFGTNVSVKNLGDPINGWRLTWSFRAGQTITQLWNGTHTQSGSQVTVTNAAYNASIPTAASISFGFNGSWNGTNPAPDDFVLNGTPCNGATTSPSPTPPPTPTLSPTPTVTPTPPPPTSGPCDIYASGGTPCVAAHSTTRALYGAYNGPLYQVRRSSDNTTRDIGVLSPGGVADAAAQDAFCANTTCLISVIYDQSGRGNRLTQAPPGGFQGPAAGGYDNLANATAAPTTVGGRKAYGVFVAPGVGYRNNATNGVARGDQPEGMYAIFNGQHYNGGCCFDYGNAETNSRDNGNGTMEAIYFGNIKVWGYGAGNGPWIMADLENGLFSGVNQKYNAGDPTISHRYLTAIVKGEPNHWAIRGGNAQSGSLSTFYNGVRPNVSGYNPMKKEGAIILGIGGDNSHGAQGTFYEGVMTSGYPSDATENAVQANIVAAGYR, encoded by the coding sequence ATGAGGAAGGCACATTCCCTCACCCGGGCAGGGGTGATGATCGCCGCGGCGATCACGCTCGTCATGGCCGCGGCGGGGGTGACCGGCACACGTCTGGCGTCCGCCGCGGCAGCGGGGTGTCAGGTCACCTACACCGTCACCAACGAGTGGCCCGGTGGGTTCGGCACGAATGTTAGCGTTAAAAATCTGGGTGATCCGATCAACGGCTGGCGCCTCACGTGGTCGTTCAGAGCGGGCCAGACCATCACGCAGCTCTGGAACGGCACCCACACGCAGTCCGGGTCACAGGTGACGGTCACCAACGCCGCCTACAACGCGAGCATCCCCACCGCGGCGAGCATCAGCTTCGGGTTCAACGGCTCCTGGAACGGCACCAACCCGGCGCCGGACGACTTCGTGCTCAACGGCACCCCGTGCAACGGCGCCACCACGTCGCCGTCCCCCACGCCGCCCCCGACCCCGACGCTCAGCCCGACACCGACCGTCACTCCGACGCCGCCGCCGCCGACCAGCGGCCCCTGTGACATCTACGCCTCCGGCGGCACCCCGTGCGTCGCCGCGCACAGCACCACCCGCGCGTTGTACGGCGCCTACAACGGGCCGCTGTACCAGGTGCGGCGCTCCTCGGACAACACCACGCGCGACATCGGCGTGCTGAGCCCCGGCGGGGTCGCCGACGCCGCGGCGCAGGACGCGTTCTGCGCCAACACCACCTGCCTGATCAGCGTCATCTACGACCAGAGCGGCCGCGGCAACCGCCTCACGCAGGCGCCTCCCGGCGGCTTCCAGGGCCCGGCGGCCGGCGGGTACGACAACCTTGCCAACGCCACCGCCGCACCGACCACGGTCGGCGGCCGCAAGGCGTACGGCGTGTTCGTGGCCCCGGGTGTCGGCTACCGCAACAACGCCACCAACGGCGTCGCGCGCGGCGACCAGCCCGAAGGCATGTACGCCATCTTCAACGGCCAGCACTACAACGGCGGCTGCTGCTTCGACTACGGCAACGCCGAGACCAACAGCCGTGACAACGGCAACGGCACCATGGAGGCCATCTACTTCGGCAACATCAAGGTCTGGGGCTACGGCGCGGGCAACGGACCCTGGATCATGGCCGACCTGGAGAACGGGCTGTTCTCCGGGGTGAACCAGAAGTACAACGCGGGTGACCCGACCATCAGCCACCGCTACCTGACGGCCATCGTCAAGGGTGAGCCGAACCACTGGGCCATCCGCGGCGGCAACGCGCAGTCGGGGAGCCTGTCCACCTTCTACAACGGGGTGCGGCCGAACGTGTCCGGCTACAACCCGATGAAGAAGGAAGGCGCCATCATCCTCGGCATCGGCGGTGACAACAGCCACGGCGCGCAAGGCACCTTCTACGAAGGCGTCATGACCTCCGGCTATCCCTCGGACGCCACCGAGAACGCCGTCCAGGCCAACATCGTGGCCGCCGGCTACCGCTGA
- a CDS encoding carbohydrate ABC transporter permease — translation MRSTRTGAVYRWGRTAAGLLLTGLMLFPVYWMVNVSFTKEKDMRKSPPSWFPVDGTLEGYRAVLDQQLPYLGVSMVVGLGTVALTLVVAAPAAYSLAKLRPRGGGTLGFLLLIAQMIPGIIMAMGFYAIFLSTGVLNTVPGLIVADSTLAVPFAVLVLATFMSGVPDELLQAAKVDGAGAVRTFWSIMLPVSRNSIITVSLFAFLWAWSDFIFASTLDQGGDHQPITLGIYHYIGNNNQQWNAIMATAVIASIPAAVLLVIAQRYVAAGVTAGAVKH, via the coding sequence GTGAGGAGCACCAGGACCGGCGCCGTGTACCGGTGGGGCAGGACCGCGGCGGGGCTGCTGCTCACCGGGCTCATGCTCTTCCCGGTCTACTGGATGGTCAACGTGTCCTTCACCAAGGAGAAGGACATGCGCAAGAGCCCGCCGTCGTGGTTCCCCGTGGACGGCACCCTGGAGGGCTACCGCGCGGTGCTCGACCAGCAGCTGCCGTACCTCGGGGTCAGCATGGTCGTCGGGCTCGGCACGGTGGCGCTCACCCTGGTGGTCGCGGCGCCGGCGGCGTACTCGCTGGCCAAGCTGCGTCCGCGCGGCGGCGGCACGCTGGGCTTCCTGTTGCTGATCGCGCAGATGATCCCCGGGATCATCATGGCGATGGGGTTCTACGCCATCTTCCTGAGCACCGGGGTGCTCAACACCGTCCCCGGGCTGATCGTGGCCGACTCGACGCTCGCCGTGCCGTTCGCCGTGCTGGTCCTCGCGACGTTCATGTCCGGCGTACCGGACGAGCTGCTGCAGGCGGCCAAGGTGGACGGCGCGGGTGCGGTGCGGACGTTCTGGTCGATCATGCTGCCGGTCAGCCGCAACTCGATCATCACGGTGTCGCTGTTCGCGTTCCTGTGGGCCTGGTCGGACTTCATCTTCGCCAGCACCCTCGACCAGGGAGGCGATCACCAGCCGATCACGCTCGGCATCTACCACTACATCGGAAACAACAACCAGCAGTGGAACGCCATCATGGCCACCGCCGTGATCGCCTCCATCCCCGCCGCCGTCCTGCTGGTCATCGCCCAGCGGTACGTCGCGGCGGGAGTCACCGCGGGTGCGGTCAAGCACTGA
- a CDS encoding amylo-alpha-1,6-glucosidase yields the protein MTAGPVFSPREIPFSYRGSWFCLSPVVGENDYADDIHLVSHQTGMHPILRLIPTTGGTRAETVVTATPHTLTWACDAGRIDLAYEDTGTVRVRGEGLGLRLIAADPVLTPFSGPYFYRDPGDGSWVLTVYQTGRRYRVTLLRGRIDGEHGVQALGTAERGVVLPDGEEWEVAVEEYETGRAPYTGGTGFDAVVAAARAEFEPFRDAVAPWRSDRTPAAELAAYVLWSATVRPAGFVTRPAVLMSKHWMDKVWSWDHCFNALALAGGLPELAWDQFRLVFDHQDPTGALPDSITHSEILYNFVKPPIHGWALRRLRSPHDGETAEVYRLLERWTLFWLGMRRVPGRPLAHYQHGNDSGWDNSTIFDPERVVETADLAAFLVVQMRELARLAAGLAMPDAAAMWGREADAMREALLTELWDGERFLARSAHTGRTWHSATLLSHMPIVLGEELPEPVAAALADGISAHLTEFGLATELPTSEHYQDDGYWRGPVWAPSTVLIEDGLRRAGHTGLADEISARFRALCEKSGFAENFDARSGTGLRDRAYTWTAAAYLILAGAHERNRDPMTAALT from the coding sequence ATGACCGCAGGCCCGGTGTTCTCCCCGAGGGAGATCCCGTTCAGCTACCGCGGATCCTGGTTCTGCCTGTCCCCCGTGGTCGGTGAGAACGACTACGCCGACGACATCCATCTGGTGTCGCACCAGACCGGCATGCACCCGATCCTGCGGCTGATCCCCACGACGGGGGGCACGCGCGCCGAGACCGTCGTCACCGCCACGCCGCACACGCTGACCTGGGCCTGTGACGCCGGCCGCATCGACCTGGCGTACGAGGACACCGGCACGGTGCGCGTGCGCGGCGAGGGTCTCGGGCTGCGGCTGATCGCGGCGGACCCGGTGCTCACGCCGTTCAGCGGGCCGTACTTCTACCGGGATCCCGGTGACGGCTCATGGGTGCTCACGGTGTACCAGACGGGCCGCCGCTACCGGGTCACGCTGCTGCGCGGCCGGATCGACGGGGAGCACGGCGTGCAGGCGCTCGGGACCGCCGAGCGCGGCGTCGTGCTGCCGGACGGCGAGGAGTGGGAGGTCGCGGTCGAGGAGTACGAGACGGGCCGCGCGCCGTACACCGGCGGGACGGGGTTCGACGCGGTGGTCGCCGCCGCGCGCGCGGAGTTCGAACCGTTTCGCGACGCGGTGGCCCCGTGGCGCAGCGACCGGACGCCGGCCGCCGAGCTGGCCGCGTACGTCCTGTGGTCGGCCACCGTGCGGCCGGCCGGGTTCGTCACCCGGCCCGCCGTGCTGATGTCCAAGCACTGGATGGACAAGGTGTGGAGCTGGGACCACTGCTTCAACGCGCTGGCCCTCGCCGGCGGGCTGCCTGAGCTGGCGTGGGACCAGTTCCGGCTGGTCTTCGACCACCAGGACCCCACCGGCGCGCTCCCCGACTCCATCACCCATTCGGAGATCCTCTACAACTTCGTCAAACCGCCGATCCACGGCTGGGCCCTGCGGCGGCTGCGGTCACCGCACGACGGCGAGACGGCCGAGGTGTACCGGCTGCTGGAGCGGTGGACCCTGTTCTGGCTCGGCATGCGGCGCGTCCCCGGCCGGCCGCTGGCGCACTACCAGCACGGCAACGACAGCGGCTGGGACAACTCCACCATCTTCGACCCCGAACGGGTCGTGGAGACCGCCGACCTCGCCGCCTTCCTCGTCGTGCAGATGCGTGAGCTGGCGCGTCTCGCGGCCGGGCTGGCGATGCCGGACGCGGCCGCCATGTGGGGACGCGAGGCGGACGCCATGCGCGAGGCGCTGCTGACGGAGCTGTGGGACGGCGAGCGCTTCCTCGCCAGGAGCGCGCACACCGGCCGCACGTGGCACAGCGCGACCCTGCTGTCGCACATGCCGATCGTCCTCGGGGAGGAGCTGCCGGAACCCGTCGCGGCGGCGCTGGCCGACGGCATCAGCGCGCACCTGACCGAGTTCGGGCTGGCCACCGAGCTTCCCACGTCCGAGCACTACCAGGACGACGGTTACTGGCGCGGCCCGGTCTGGGCTCCGTCGACCGTGCTCATCGAGGACGGGCTGCGCCGCGCCGGCCATACCGGCCTGGCGGACGAGATCAGCGCTCGTTTCCGCGCGCTGTGCGAGAAGTCGGGGTTCGCGGAGAACTTCGACGCGCGCAGCGGCACCGGTCTGCGCGACCGCGCCTACACCTGGACGGCCGCCGCCTACCTCATCCTCGCCGGCGCGCACGAACGCAACCGGGACCCGATGACCGCGGCTCTCACCTGA
- a CDS encoding carbohydrate ABC transporter permease, whose product MSRVAQAPARPATGPAGPAGRRRSGGRGGARPWSPQWAAWGFLLPIAVYLLVFYAFPLYRNVELSLRDYTVRSFVQGDAPFTGFANYAKVLKDATFGPALWHTVVFTVVSLAFQFGIGLALAMFFRGHFRLSATLRALFLVPWLLPLIVSSSTWSWMLNSDSGIVNAVLGLFGVDPVHWLTSPDWSLWSVTIANIWIGIPFNLVVLYSGLQAIDPAVYEAAALDGATGWQRFWRVIFPLLRPVSAITLLLGLVYTLKVFDIIWIMTKGGPSGSSTTFATWSYRLGFGNLLPAFGPGAAVGNLLIVTALVFGLIYIRVQRRQGP is encoded by the coding sequence ATGAGCCGAGTCGCACAAGCACCGGCCCGTCCCGCCACCGGCCCCGCCGGCCCGGCGGGACGGCGCCGGAGCGGGGGCCGCGGTGGGGCACGCCCCTGGTCCCCGCAGTGGGCCGCGTGGGGGTTCCTCCTCCCGATCGCCGTGTACCTGCTGGTGTTCTACGCGTTCCCGCTCTACCGCAACGTCGAGCTGAGCCTGCGCGACTACACGGTGCGGTCCTTCGTCCAGGGGGACGCGCCGTTCACCGGGTTCGCCAACTACGCCAAGGTGCTCAAGGACGCGACGTTCGGGCCCGCGCTGTGGCACACGGTGGTCTTCACGGTGGTGTCGCTGGCCTTCCAGTTCGGCATCGGGCTGGCGCTGGCGATGTTCTTCCGCGGCCACTTCCGGCTGTCGGCGACGCTGCGCGCGTTGTTCCTCGTGCCGTGGCTGCTGCCGCTGATCGTGTCGTCCTCGACGTGGTCGTGGATGCTCAACAGCGACTCCGGCATCGTCAACGCGGTGCTCGGGCTCTTCGGCGTGGATCCCGTCCACTGGCTGACCTCGCCGGACTGGTCGCTGTGGTCGGTGACCATCGCCAACATCTGGATCGGGATCCCGTTCAACCTGGTGGTCCTGTACTCGGGGCTCCAGGCCATCGACCCGGCCGTCTACGAGGCCGCCGCACTGGACGGCGCCACCGGGTGGCAGCGGTTCTGGCGGGTGATCTTCCCGCTGCTGCGGCCGGTGTCGGCCATCACGCTGCTGCTCGGACTCGTCTACACCCTGAAGGTGTTCGACATCATCTGGATCATGACCAAGGGAGGGCCGAGCGGTTCCTCCACGACGTTCGCCACCTGGTCCTACCGGCTCGGGTTCGGCAACCTGCTGCCGGCCTTCGGCCCCGGCGCCGCGGTCGGCAACCTGCTGATCGTGACGGCGCTGGTGTTCGGGCTGATCTACATCCGCGTCCAGCGAAGGCAGGGGCCGTGA
- a CDS encoding substrate-binding domain-containing protein gives MSVESGEERQVSIGEIARRSGVARSTVSYALSGKRAVSEETRRRIQAVIDELGYRPNAAAKALKEGRTHTIGLVIPPASQRLTDVQLGFVASVIDAAASADLDVLVSPSGGEHDRSFERVVSGRRVDGVVLMEIRLEDDRVTRLRKMGLPFVGIGRTARPEEMSWVDIDYDTLIARCVHHLADLGHRHIALVNRSTELVAAGYGPGHRAQAGFTRAMAERGLRGVQVCCADDAQSGVSCAERLLAETPGLTAIATINEAAIPGMYRALSQAGLQIPRDFSIAAVAARYLAENLHPPLTASDVPADELGAHAVELLIQRIADPAAPYRHLLVAPPISLRETTAPARPREPLT, from the coding sequence GTGTCGGTCGAATCAGGTGAGGAGCGCCAGGTGAGCATCGGTGAGATCGCCAGGCGGTCGGGTGTCGCGCGCAGCACGGTGTCGTACGCGCTCAGCGGCAAACGCGCGGTGTCGGAGGAGACCCGCAGGCGCATCCAGGCCGTCATCGACGAGCTCGGCTACCGTCCGAACGCCGCCGCCAAGGCGCTCAAGGAAGGCCGCACGCACACCATCGGCCTGGTCATCCCCCCGGCGAGCCAGCGCCTCACCGACGTGCAGCTCGGCTTCGTGGCCAGCGTCATCGACGCCGCCGCGAGCGCCGACCTGGACGTCCTGGTGTCGCCGTCGGGAGGCGAGCACGACCGGTCGTTCGAACGCGTGGTCAGCGGCCGGCGGGTGGACGGCGTGGTGCTGATGGAGATAAGGCTGGAGGACGACAGGGTCACCCGCCTGCGCAAGATGGGCCTGCCGTTCGTCGGCATCGGCCGCACCGCGCGTCCGGAGGAGATGTCCTGGGTCGACATCGACTACGACACCCTGATCGCCAGGTGCGTCCACCACCTGGCCGACCTCGGCCACCGGCACATCGCGCTGGTGAACCGCTCCACCGAGCTGGTGGCCGCCGGCTACGGCCCCGGCCACCGCGCGCAGGCCGGCTTCACTCGCGCCATGGCCGAACGCGGGCTGCGCGGCGTGCAGGTCTGCTGCGCCGACGACGCGCAGTCCGGCGTCTCCTGCGCCGAGCGCCTCCTCGCCGAGACCCCCGGCCTCACCGCGATCGCCACCATCAACGAGGCCGCCATCCCCGGCATGTACCGCGCGCTGTCCCAGGCCGGCCTGCAGATCCCCCGCGACTTCTCCATCGCCGCCGTCGCGGCCCGCTACCTGGCCGAGAACCTCCACCCCCCGCTCACCGCCTCCGACGTCCCCGCCGACGAGCTCGGCGCGCACGCCGTGGAACTCCTCATCCAGCGCATCGCCGACCCCGCGGCCCCCTACCGCCACCTCCTCGTGGCCCCCCCGATCTCGCTGCGCGAGACCACCGCACCGGCCCGCCCCCGCGAACCGCTCACCTGA
- a CDS encoding lectin: MRTVLRWTLAAALAAGSLVGVGGAMSPATALENGLARTPQMGWNDWNTFGCNINETLIKQTADVMVSSGMAAAGYTYVNIDDCWSTKSRNSSGDLVADPAKFPSGMKALADYVHGKGLKLGIYSSAGTTTCAGYPASLGYEQRDAALWASWGIDYLKYDNCGDHQGKNGQQRYTAMRDALAATGRRILYSLCNWGQENVWTWGMPVGNSWRNTGDIQANWGSITGILDRQVGLESYSGPGGWNDPDMLEVGVGSLSATEGRAHFSLWALLNAPLIAGNDIRSMSADTRTTLTNTEVIAVNQDWGGKQGHKISDSGDLEVWRKPMANGSVAVVLLNRGSGTATVSTTASALGLGSASSFSVRDLWAHSTGSSSGSISASVPGHGAAMYIVSGGGTPNPTPTPTPTVTPTPTPTPTPTAGAGSIRGVGSNRCLDVTGSSQTNGAQAQIYDCNGQTSQRWTSTTSGELRVFGNKCLDVNNRGTANGTTVIIWDCNGQNNQQWRFNSNGTITAVGANKCLDVPNNATANGTKLAIWDCNGGANQRWTRV; this comes from the coding sequence ATGCGTACGGTTCTGCGTTGGACGCTCGCGGCGGCGCTGGCCGCCGGCTCACTCGTGGGGGTCGGCGGCGCCATGTCGCCGGCGACCGCCTTGGAGAACGGACTGGCCCGCACGCCGCAGATGGGCTGGAACGACTGGAACACCTTCGGCTGCAACATCAACGAGACGTTGATCAAGCAGACCGCGGACGTCATGGTGTCCAGCGGCATGGCGGCGGCGGGCTACACCTACGTCAACATCGACGACTGCTGGTCGACCAAGAGCCGCAACTCCAGCGGCGACCTGGTGGCCGACCCGGCGAAGTTCCCGAGCGGCATGAAGGCCCTGGCGGACTACGTCCACGGCAAGGGGCTGAAGCTCGGCATCTACTCCTCGGCGGGGACGACGACCTGCGCGGGGTACCCGGCGAGCCTCGGCTACGAACAGCGTGACGCCGCGCTGTGGGCCTCCTGGGGGATCGACTACCTCAAGTACGACAACTGCGGCGACCACCAGGGGAAGAACGGTCAGCAGCGGTACACCGCCATGCGTGACGCGCTGGCGGCCACCGGCCGGCGCATCCTGTACAGCCTGTGCAACTGGGGCCAGGAGAACGTGTGGACCTGGGGCATGCCGGTCGGCAACTCCTGGCGCAACACCGGGGACATCCAGGCCAACTGGGGCTCGATCACCGGCATCCTGGACCGGCAGGTCGGGCTGGAGTCGTACTCGGGACCCGGCGGCTGGAACGACCCCGACATGCTGGAGGTCGGCGTCGGCTCCCTGTCGGCGACCGAGGGCCGCGCGCACTTCAGCCTGTGGGCCCTGCTGAACGCGCCGCTCATCGCCGGCAACGACATCCGGTCGATGAGCGCGGACACGCGGACGACCCTCACCAACACCGAGGTCATCGCGGTCAACCAGGACTGGGGTGGCAAGCAGGGTCACAAGATCAGTGACAGCGGCGACCTCGAGGTGTGGCGCAAGCCGATGGCCAACGGGTCGGTCGCGGTGGTGCTGCTGAACCGCGGCAGCGGCACGGCGACCGTCTCCACCACGGCCTCGGCGCTCGGCCTCGGCTCGGCGTCGTCGTTCTCGGTGCGCGACCTGTGGGCCCACTCGACCGGCTCGTCCTCCGGCTCGATCAGCGCGTCGGTCCCCGGACACGGGGCCGCCATGTACATCGTGAGCGGCGGCGGCACGCCGAACCCGACCCCCACGCCGACGCCGACCGTCACCCCCACGCCGACCCCGACCCCGACCCCGACGGCCGGCGCGGGTTCGATCAGGGGGGTCGGGTCGAACCGGTGCCTGGACGTCACCGGCTCGTCGCAGACCAACGGCGCGCAGGCGCAGATCTACGACTGCAACGGCCAGACCAGCCAGCGGTGGACCTCGACCACCTCCGGTGAACTGCGGGTGTTCGGCAACAAGTGCCTGGACGTCAACAACAGAGGCACGGCCAACGGCACCACCGTCATCATCTGGGACTGCAACGGCCAGAACAACCAGCAGTGGCGGTTCAACTCCAACGGCACCATCACCGCGGTCGGCGCGAACAAGTGCCTGGACGTGCCGAACAACGCCACCGCCAACGGGACGAAGCTCGCCATCTGGGACTGCAACGGAGGCGCGAACCAGCGCTGGACGCGCGTCTGA
- a CDS encoding sugar ABC transporter substrate-binding protein → MGTAAPRRHVTVLALTAAGLLAAGCGSSPGDGAPAATASQGGGGGTYTIWDPYPQHDKSSDWAKLLDTCGAQAGVKIDRTGFDTTDLTNKTLLAAQQGNAPDVLIVDNPVVSTMAEAGVLTTTEENKLDTSAIAPNLLAAGQSGGKTYGIPIGANTLALYYNKAVLDKAKVDIASVKDWASLTEALAKVKAAGKKGITFSAIGTEEGSFQFLPWFWGSGAQLTKLDSPEAVSAVALWTDWLKKGYAPNSVINNTQTTSWQEFASGDFAFAENGTWQLGNAKDAGFEYGIIPVPAKDGGTAPAPTGGEFVSIPVQKDTARYATSQKLVSCLASTDNSLATTTALSYIAPTEQVQAKQVEQNPDLKVWVEAVKAAKGRTSDDLGTKYPKISEPMWGAVQAALSGSKDPRQAMTDAQAAAASATQ, encoded by the coding sequence ATGGGAACAGCGGCACCTCGCCGGCATGTGACCGTTCTCGCCTTAACAGCCGCCGGGCTGCTCGCCGCCGGCTGCGGCTCCTCCCCCGGCGACGGCGCCCCTGCGGCGACGGCGAGCCAGGGTGGCGGAGGCGGGACCTACACCATCTGGGATCCCTACCCGCAGCACGACAAGAGCTCCGACTGGGCCAAGCTGCTCGACACCTGCGGCGCGCAGGCGGGGGTGAAGATCGACCGCACCGGGTTCGACACCACCGATCTGACGAACAAGACACTGCTCGCCGCGCAGCAGGGCAACGCGCCTGACGTGCTCATCGTCGACAACCCCGTCGTCTCCACCATGGCCGAGGCCGGGGTGCTGACCACGACGGAGGAGAACAAGCTCGACACCTCCGCCATCGCGCCGAACCTGCTGGCCGCCGGACAGAGCGGCGGCAAGACGTACGGCATCCCCATCGGCGCCAACACGCTGGCCCTGTACTACAACAAGGCGGTCCTGGACAAGGCGAAGGTCGACATCGCGTCGGTCAAGGACTGGGCCTCGCTGACCGAGGCGCTCGCCAAGGTCAAGGCGGCCGGCAAGAAGGGCATCACGTTCTCGGCGATCGGCACCGAGGAGGGGAGCTTCCAGTTCCTGCCGTGGTTCTGGGGATCGGGGGCCCAGCTCACCAAGCTGGACTCCCCCGAGGCGGTGTCCGCGGTCGCGCTGTGGACCGACTGGCTGAAGAAGGGGTACGCCCCCAACTCGGTCATCAACAACACGCAGACCACGAGCTGGCAGGAGTTCGCCAGCGGCGACTTCGCCTTCGCCGAGAACGGCACCTGGCAGCTCGGCAACGCCAAGGACGCCGGCTTCGAGTACGGCATCATCCCCGTCCCCGCCAAGGACGGCGGCACCGCGCCGGCGCCGACCGGCGGCGAGTTCGTCAGCATCCCCGTGCAGAAGGACACCGCGCGCTACGCCACGTCGCAGAAGCTCGTGAGCTGCCTGGCCAGCACGGACAACTCGCTCGCCACGACGACCGCGCTGTCCTACATCGCGCCGACCGAGCAGGTGCAGGCCAAGCAGGTCGAGCAGAACCCCGACCTGAAGGTGTGGGTGGAGGCGGTCAAGGCGGCCAAGGGCCGTACCAGTGACGACCTCGGCACCAAGTACCCGAAGATCTCCGAGCCGATGTGGGGGGCCGTGCAGGCCGCGCTCAGCGGTTCGAAGGACCCGCGGCAGGCGATGACCGACGCGCAGGCCGCGGCGGCGAGCGCGACGCAGTAG